A stretch of the Methanosarcinales archaeon genome encodes the following:
- a CDS encoding Ku protein, which produces MNTDRHWMWGEMSKETAKPSTRPIWSGSISIGLVNVPVRLFTMIRDQAFSFRTLHNEDGQPLKYERVCVKDNKVVEWKDTVKGYEIRKNEFVVILKEELEAIRPESDTRIRLDKFVSLLSIDPIYFEKSYIMVPDKSEDAYSLLMTVIQQQGKAGMGRVTMKTKEYPVVLHVYNNALVLTTLRYAYEVVDPQDMEELKELKKPGKKELELAVKIIEDLSGEFDITEYRDAYRDKLEELIEKKMKGEVVVAEAPKQEEVRELMVALQETIKQLGK; this is translated from the coding sequence TTGAACACAGACAGACACTGGATGTGGGGTGAGATGTCAAAGGAAACAGCAAAACCTTCAACAAGGCCGATCTGGAGCGGCAGTATAAGTATCGGGCTGGTCAATGTGCCGGTCAGGCTCTTTACCATGATCCGCGACCAGGCATTTTCCTTCAGGACGTTGCATAACGAGGACGGTCAGCCATTGAAGTATGAAAGGGTCTGCGTTAAGGATAACAAGGTGGTGGAGTGGAAGGATACGGTAAAAGGGTACGAGATCCGGAAGAACGAGTTCGTGGTCATTCTAAAAGAAGAACTGGAAGCCATCAGGCCCGAATCAGATACCAGGATCCGGCTGGATAAATTTGTCAGCCTGCTCTCAATTGATCCCATTTATTTTGAAAAATCCTATATCATGGTCCCTGATAAGAGCGAGGATGCGTATAGCCTGTTAATGACGGTTATCCAGCAACAGGGCAAGGCCGGGATGGGCAGGGTCACAATGAAGACCAAGGAGTATCCGGTAGTGCTGCATGTCTACAACAATGCACTGGTATTGACCACGCTGCGGTATGCCTATGAAGTGGTGGACCCCCAGGATATGGAAGAGCTAAAAGAACTTAAAAAACCCGGGAAGAAAGAGCTTGAGCTGGCTGTGAAGATCATCGAGGACCTGTCCGGGGAATTTGATATTACCGAATACAGGGACGCTTACCGGGACAAACTGGAAGAGCTGATCGAGAAGAAGATGAAGGGTGAAGTAGTGGTGGCAGAAGCACCCAAGCAGGAAGAGGTCAGGGAATTGATGGTCGCCCTTCAGGAAACCATAAAACAACTAGGTAAATGA
- a CDS encoding DEAD/DEAH box helicase, translating into MEPQTKTQVSTEELTEFITHPLIKPDTVEKRMYQINLTAAALKESTLAVLPTGLGKTIIALLVIAQRLNEKQGKVLILSPTKPLVEQHASFLKKVMTLPQDDIVVFTGSIPPSKRTALWEKSTIIVSTPQVIENDLLSRRIDLKDVVHITFDEAHRAVGHYAYVHIAEKYQLQAKDPLILGITASPGSSTEKIDEVCHNLSISHVQVRTDTDPDVRPYIHYRDLEWRKITVPVEIQELKVTMELVLNNRLDQLAKLGCVDSNQKYPNKRELLDLQSRLQGKLIRGPDHRVFKAVSLVAEVFKVSHAMEIAETQGPDALAKYFERLEHEANSKSGSKASRRLMDDVNMRQAMHALKEMEVVHPKLEAVKEIVSDQLKENPDSRVIVFTNYRDTSELVTNSLEEIENVRPVRFVGQASKYKDTGLTQKQQVEIIDKFKSGEYNTLVATSVAEEGLDIPATDLVVFFEPVPSEIRSIQRKGRTGRAHAGKVMVLMAKGTKDEAYYWSSQRKEKNMNDRMRQFSKPGQAVKKPDILDANNTTDATEAESVAAKQKQISEFREEFSEEFPESPDKVLQIYVDHREIRSGVARALEAAGIQVIMKTLEVGDYVISDKVAIERKTDMDFLDSIIDKSRNIFSQISDLSKAYDRPVLLIEGENLYTGRQIHPNAIRGVLVSIATDFGVPIINTRDEEDTAAFLYVMVKREQEENNRSISLHGRKTAQTLKEQQEYIISSISNIGPVAARKLLRHFGCVEAIMKADHEQLLEVDSIGPKTAQRIREVVGSQYKG; encoded by the coding sequence ATGGAACCTCAAACAAAAACACAGGTATCAACTGAGGAACTTACCGAATTTATTACCCATCCCCTGATAAAACCCGATACCGTAGAGAAACGGATGTACCAGATCAACCTTACTGCAGCTGCACTTAAGGAATCCACGCTCGCGGTATTACCTACAGGATTGGGAAAAACCATTATTGCACTGTTGGTCATTGCTCAGAGGCTGAATGAGAAACAGGGGAAGGTGCTCATCCTGTCCCCGACCAAGCCTCTGGTGGAACAGCATGCATCATTCTTGAAAAAGGTCATGACCCTTCCCCAGGATGATATTGTGGTATTCACAGGCAGCATCCCTCCCTCCAAAAGAACAGCATTATGGGAAAAGTCCACTATCATTGTGTCAACACCCCAGGTGATCGAGAACGACCTGCTCTCACGCAGGATCGACCTTAAAGATGTGGTCCATATTACCTTTGATGAGGCCCACAGGGCAGTAGGTCATTACGCCTACGTCCACATTGCAGAGAAATACCAGTTACAGGCAAAAGACCCGCTGATACTGGGAATAACAGCAAGTCCGGGATCCAGTACTGAAAAGATCGATGAAGTATGCCATAACCTTTCAATATCCCATGTCCAGGTCAGGACCGATACTGATCCTGATGTGAGACCTTATATTCATTATAGGGACCTCGAATGGCGGAAGATTACTGTTCCAGTTGAAATCCAGGAGTTGAAGGTAACTATGGAACTGGTTTTGAATAATAGGCTCGACCAATTGGCTAAACTTGGATGTGTAGATTCTAATCAGAAATATCCAAATAAACGGGAGCTATTAGACCTTCAATCAAGATTACAGGGCAAACTGATACGCGGACCTGATCATAGGGTCTTTAAGGCTGTGTCCCTGGTAGCTGAGGTCTTCAAGGTGAGCCATGCTATGGAGATCGCTGAGACCCAGGGACCTGACGCTCTGGCAAAATATTTTGAACGCCTGGAACATGAAGCAAATTCAAAATCCGGAAGCAAAGCATCCCGAAGGCTGATGGATGATGTGAATATGCGCCAGGCCATGCATGCATTGAAAGAAATGGAAGTTGTGCATCCCAAGCTGGAAGCTGTGAAGGAGATCGTTTCTGACCAGCTAAAGGAAAACCCGGATTCCAGGGTGATTGTATTTACTAATTACCGGGACACATCAGAACTGGTGACAAATAGTCTGGAAGAGATTGAAAATGTACGGCCTGTCAGGTTTGTGGGTCAAGCCAGCAAATACAAGGATACAGGTCTTACCCAAAAACAGCAGGTAGAAATCATTGATAAGTTCAAATCCGGGGAATATAACACCCTGGTGGCTACGTCTGTGGCTGAGGAGGGTTTAGACATCCCTGCTACTGACCTGGTGGTGTTTTTTGAACCCGTACCCTCTGAGATAAGGAGCATACAGCGAAAAGGAAGGACAGGGCGCGCCCATGCTGGTAAAGTAATGGTGCTCATGGCCAAGGGCACCAAGGACGAGGCATATTACTGGAGCAGCCAGCGTAAGGAGAAAAACATGAACGATCGGATGCGCCAGTTCAGTAAACCTGGCCAGGCTGTGAAAAAGCCAGATATTCTAGATGCAAATAATACCACAGATGCGACTGAAGCTGAAAGTGTTGCAGCAAAACAAAAACAAATATCAGAATTCAGAGAAGAATTCTCAGAAGAATTCCCGGAGTCCCCTGACAAAGTGTTGCAGATCTATGTGGACCACCGTGAGATAAGATCAGGTGTAGCACGCGCATTAGAAGCAGCAGGGATTCAGGTTATCATGAAAACTCTGGAAGTGGGAGATTATGTAATAAGTGATAAGGTGGCTATCGAGCGTAAGACAGATATGGACTTTCTGGATTCTATTATTGATAAGAGCAGGAATATTTTTTCCCAGATCTCTGACCTCTCGAAAGCCTATGACCGACCCGTGCTTTTAATAGAAGGCGAAAACCTGTACACGGGCAGGCAGATACACCCCAATGCCATTAGAGGGGTACTGGTCTCCATAGCAACTGATTTCGGGGTGCCTATAATTAATACCAGGGATGAAGAAGATACAGCCGCCTTTCTCTATGTAATGGTTAAGCGGGAACAGGAAGAAAATAATCGCTCAATCAGCCTACATGGCAGAAAGACAGCCCAGACCTTAAAGGAACAGCAGGAGTATATTATTTCGTCCATATCAAATATCGGACCAGTCGCGGCACGAAAATTGCTGCGTCATTTTGGATGCGTTGAAGCGATCATGAAAGCTGATCATGAACAATTGCTGGAAGTAGATTCAATAGGGCCCAAGACTGCCCAGCGTATCAGAGAAGTTGTAGGCAGCCAGTATAAAGGATGA
- a CDS encoding DNA polymerase domain-containing protein: protein MEPLTKVSFTNLEKVLYPELKIKKSQLIEYYIRIAPIMLEFLKNRAVVLNRFPNGIHNEGFYEKYSPSGLPSWLETFNTYSKTAQRELNYIVCNELDTLLFMANLAAIEINIPLSTIDAYDTPDLVYFDIDPEPPAGFDDAVEVALTIKEKLDDLQFTSFIKTSGKKGLHIVLPITGGYNFRQTWEFVHEFGKHLARESDMVVSEFSQSRDPGTVFIDFMQNIKGKTMIAPYSLRAEPQATVSTPLEWIELKKGLRPEEFNIFTVLKRNSRPWDGLFEHRQTLDVG, encoded by the coding sequence ATGGAACCTCTCACAAAGGTATCCTTCACGAATCTGGAGAAGGTACTATATCCAGAATTAAAAATAAAAAAATCCCAGCTCATCGAGTATTACATCAGGATCGCTCCCATAATGCTGGAATTCCTCAAAAACAGGGCTGTTGTCCTGAACAGGTTTCCCAATGGAATACATAATGAGGGATTTTATGAAAAATACTCTCCATCAGGCTTGCCATCATGGTTGGAGACCTTCAACACCTATTCAAAGACAGCACAGCGGGAATTGAACTATATCGTATGCAATGAACTGGATACACTTCTTTTTATGGCAAACCTGGCAGCCATTGAGATCAACATCCCCCTTTCAACAATTGATGCGTATGATACCCCTGACCTGGTCTATTTTGACATAGACCCTGAACCTCCAGCCGGATTTGATGATGCTGTGGAGGTGGCCCTGACGATCAAAGAAAAACTGGATGATTTACAGTTCACGTCATTTATCAAGACTTCTGGCAAGAAAGGACTGCACATAGTACTGCCCATTACCGGCGGGTACAATTTCAGGCAGACCTGGGAATTCGTTCATGAATTCGGCAAGCACCTGGCCAGGGAATCAGATATGGTCGTTTCCGAGTTCTCCCAGTCCAGGGACCCGGGAACGGTCTTCATAGATTTTATGCAGAATATCAAAGGCAAGACCATGATAGCACCCTACAGCCTGCGGGCAGAACCACAAGCCACCGTGTCAACACCTCTGGAATGGATCGAACTTAAGAAAGGATTAAGACCAGAGGAGTTCAACATATTTACTGTATTAAAGAGGAATTCCCGTCCCTGGGATGGATTATTTGAACACAGACAGACACTGGATGTGGGGTGA
- a CDS encoding type II toxin-antitoxin system MqsA family antitoxin — protein sequence MLYNQAWPKPDRCSFCKGKLIKVKTEFVVKVEKEILTVKDVPAYICNECNEAYFTSEISEKIDVIMEKFHKSTLLVHPIAAGEVSLNEAIA from the coding sequence GTGCTATATAACCAAGCATGGCCTAAACCAGATAGATGTAGTTTCTGCAAAGGCAAATTAATTAAAGTAAAAACCGAATTTGTCGTCAAAGTAGAAAAGGAAATCCTTACTGTAAAAGATGTACCTGCGTATATTTGCAATGAGTGCAATGAGGCTTACTTTACTTCTGAAATTTCTGAAAAAATAGATGTTATTATGGAAAAATTCCATAAATCAACTTTACTCGTCCACCCAATAGCAGCTGGCGAAGTTAGTTTAAATGAAGCAATTGCATGA
- a CDS encoding GNAT family N-acetyltransferase: MVVDLSSLIVKKLDDNVDSSQFKCKSQEIQDFFTEYALVFQNKSLGVSYIVYNNSKMVGFFTISMDSLRIKKIKTDDQIGYAHIDYYPSIKIGQLCVDIDYENQGIGPFMLNVICGIGMEFSEKIGCRFLSVNTLPSAQTWYEKHGFTPLKDQKGREKLSYYLDISKLEQ; this comes from the coding sequence ATGGTCGTTGACTTATCCTCTCTTATTGTAAAGAAATTAGATGACAATGTAGATTCATCCCAATTCAAATGTAAGTCCCAGGAGATCCAAGATTTTTTTACAGAATATGCTCTGGTTTTCCAGAATAAATCATTGGGAGTCTCATATATTGTTTACAATAATTCTAAAATGGTTGGTTTTTTTACAATATCAATGGACAGTCTAAGAATAAAAAAAATAAAAACTGACGATCAGATTGGATATGCACATATTGATTATTACCCTTCTATAAAGATTGGTCAATTATGTGTTGATATAGACTATGAAAACCAAGGAATTGGGCCATTTATGCTAAATGTTATTTGCGGAATTGGGATGGAATTTTCTGAAAAAATTGGCTGTAGATTTCTTTCGGTGAATACTTTACCTTCAGCGCAAACCTGGTATGAAAAACATGGATTTACTCCGTTGAAAGACCAAAAAGGTAGAGAAAAGTTAAGCTATTATTTGGATATTTCAAAATTAGAACAATAA
- a CDS encoding 2-dehydropantoate 2-reductase — MKLFKKQTRIAVMGAGAIGSVIGGMLALNGHKVTLIGRRSHMDHIKNHGLHIKGIWGDHLVKDIDSTTFPPKEFQDIVFLTVKSFDTASAARESLPMVGPDTIVVSMQNGLGNIETLAGIVGKKKAVGAMAIFGAILSGPGCVEVTVIASEALVGEMDGTLTPRVEAIAHMLDCAGIPARTSNNIMRDIWHKALYNIALNPLSAIFQVPYGQIADNPHARWLVEQMISEAFQVARATGIDLGFTSPGEYLNILWTRQLPPTREHRSSMLQDIMRGKRTEIDHINGAVVKLGAEQGIETPYNCAIVRIVKAREGLVEV; from the coding sequence ATGAAACTTTTCAAAAAGCAGACCCGAATTGCAGTAATGGGAGCCGGGGCCATAGGTTCTGTGATCGGGGGAATGCTTGCCCTTAACGGGCATAAGGTGACCTTGATAGGCCGCAGGTCCCACATGGATCATATCAAGAACCATGGCCTGCACATCAAAGGTATCTGGGGGGATCATTTGGTAAAAGATATAGATAGCACCACTTTTCCTCCCAAGGAATTCCAGGATATTGTGTTCTTAACTGTCAAGTCATTTGATACTGCCTCTGCAGCAAGAGAATCACTTCCAATGGTTGGACCGGATACCATTGTAGTGTCAATGCAGAATGGGCTGGGAAATATCGAAACACTGGCCGGAATTGTGGGCAAAAAAAAAGCCGTAGGAGCAATGGCCATTTTCGGTGCCATCCTGTCCGGACCCGGCTGTGTGGAGGTTACTGTGATCGCATCCGAAGCTTTGGTGGGAGAGATGGACGGTACACTCACCCCAAGAGTAGAGGCCATAGCTCACATGCTGGATTGTGCCGGCATCCCGGCCAGGACTTCTAATAATATCATGCGGGATATCTGGCATAAAGCGCTGTACAATATTGCATTAAATCCCCTGTCAGCCATTTTTCAGGTACCATACGGCCAAATTGCTGATAATCCCCATGCCAGGTGGCTTGTTGAGCAGATGATCTCTGAAGCATTCCAGGTAGCCAGAGCAACAGGCATTGACCTGGGTTTCACTTCACCTGGCGAGTACCTGAACATATTATGGACCAGGCAGCTGCCTCCTACCAGGGAACATAGATCTTCTATGCTGCAGGATATTATGCGTGGCAAGAGGACAGAGATAGATCATATCAACGGGGCGGTGGTGAAGTTGGGGGCTGAACAAGGTATAGAGACGCCTTATAATTGTGCTATTGTCAGGATCGTAAAGGCCAGGGAGGGATTGGTGGAAGTGTAA